TTTTTCCGATGCGCTTGCTGTTGCGCGCCTCTTCCAATGCTTTCAATGCCTGTTCGCGCACGGCAAGAAGCGTGGTCCAATCCTGCTGTTGCGGGTCGTCTTCAGTCGCTGAAGAACTACCGAGTACGTCGGCGGCATCCGGGAAGGCCGCGACATGTACACTCTCAGGGCGATTGGGCATCTTCGGCAGGTGCTGCCAGACCTCTTCACAAGTAAAGCTCAGAATGGGCGCCAGCAGGCGGGCCGCGGCCTCGCCGATGCGCCAGACCGCGGTTTGCGCCGATCGGCGCCCGGCTGAATTCGGAGCGTAGGTGTATAGCCGGTCTTTGATGACATCGAAGTAAAACGCGCTCAGCTCGACTACGCAAAAATGATTGACGCGATGGTAGATTTTGTGAAAGGCAAATTCGTCATACCACTTGCGGACATCCCGCACCAGCGCCGAGGTCTGGCGAAGCATGTACTGATCCAGCGGATCGAGCTTTTCGAAGGGCACGGCGTTCGACTGCGGATCAAAATCGTATAAGTTTCCCAGCGCGTTCTTGAATAGCTTGTTGCGAATCTCGCGATAGTTCTCGGCGACGCGCTGCATCAGCGCTTCGGAGCCGACGACATCTTCGCGGAAATCGACCGAGGCGACCCACAGGCGCACAACTTCTGCGCCCAGCCGGCTCGAGATGTCGACGGGATCGACATCGTTGCCGCGCGACTTCGACATGGCCTGGCCTTTTTCGTCGAGCGTCCATCCGGGCGTAACCACGCCCTTGTAGGGCGGCGTGCCGTGGGTGCCCATGGCGCAGAGCAGGGAAGACTGAAACCATCCGCGGTATTGGTCTCCGCCTTCGAGATAGAGATCGGAAGGCCAGGGATAGTCGGGTTCGTCAGCCGTCTTTTCCTCGGCAATAAGTGCCAGGTAACTCGCGCCCGATTCCAGCCACACATCGAAGATGTCGGTTTCTTTTTCGAACTTCGCGCCGCCGCAATGCGGGCATTTTGTTTCTGCGGGGAGAATTGTGTCGGACTCTGGGGTAAACCAGGCATCGGCGCCGGACTTGGCAAAAAGCTCCACAACTTTGGCGTTGACCGCGTGATTGTTGAGCGGCTTGCCGCAGGCCTCGCACAGGAAAACGGCAATGGGCACGCCCCAGACTCGTTGACGCGAGATGCACCAATCCGGGCGCGTCGCGATCATGTTCGAGAGGCGCTCTTCGCCCCACGCTGGGTCCCATTTCACTTTCTTGATTTCTTCCAGGGTGCGGGTGCGGAGGGTGTCTTCTCTTCCCCGTCCACCGGGCATGGGGGTTTCCATCGAGATGAACCACTGCTCGGTGGCACGGAAGATTACCGGATTGTGACAGCGCCAGCAGTGGGGATAGGTATGCTCGATCTTGTCCGCGTGGAGCAAGGCTCCGCGGGACCGCAACAATTCGACGATGATCGGATTGGCTTTGAAGACATACTGGCCGGTGTACTCCGGCAGGCCGTTGCGGAGGATGCCTTTTTCATCG
Above is a window of Candidatus Sulfotelmatobacter sp. DNA encoding:
- the ileS gene encoding isoleucine--tRNA ligase gives rise to the protein MPLELKATINLPKTAFPMKANLPQNEPKMLERWEQMRIYERIRQARKGAPRYTLHDGPPYTSGPIHMGTALNKCLKDFIVKSKTMAGFDAPYVPGWDCHGLPIEIKVDKELGGRKLQMRPSDVRAECRKYAQKFLDLQRNQFKRIGVFGRFDRPYATMNPQYESVVLSTFFAFYEKGFVYKGLRAVYWCMHDETALAEAEVEYENHTSPTVWVKYALLDDPTTIDAALAGKTISTIIWTTTPWTLPASMAVAFHPDEEYVALESGREVYIVASKLASEVAQKCDFADPKELAHFPGRKMERLNFQHPFLDRKILGVLADYVTMDTGTGVVHTAPSHGAEDFITGMKYGLDAASNVDEKGILRNGLPEYTGQYVFKANPIIVELLRSRGALLHADKIEHTYPHCWRCHNPVIFRATEQWFISMETPMPGGRGREDTLRTRTLEEIKKVKWDPAWGEERLSNMIATRPDWCISRQRVWGVPIAVFLCEACGKPLNNHAVNAKVVELFAKSGADAWFTPESDTILPAETKCPHCGGAKFEKETDIFDVWLESGASYLALIAEEKTADEPDYPWPSDLYLEGGDQYRGWFQSSLLCAMGTHGTPPYKGVVTPGWTLDEKGQAMSKSRGNDVDPVDISSRLGAEVVRLWVASVDFREDVVGSEALMQRVAENYREIRNKLFKNALGNLYDFDPQSNAVPFEKLDPLDQYMLRQTSALVRDVRKWYDEFAFHKIYHRVNHFCVVELSAFYFDVIKDRLYTYAPNSAGRRSAQTAVWRIGEAAARLLAPILSFTCEEVWQHLPKMPNRPESVHVAAFPDAADVLGSSSATEDDPQQQDWTTLLAVREQALKALEEARNSKRIGKSLEAQLVITTSDPVYSVLKRHAGELRYLFIVSAVTLVQGTGNGSGGVSIEVKKADGAKCERCWNYSTHVGEDHTYPTVCERCSAALKEIAAETAR